In Myripristis murdjan chromosome 18, fMyrMur1.1, whole genome shotgun sequence, the sequence CCAAAGTACcaaatataatgataataataataatatagccaGTATAATAGGCCTGGAGCTGTAGCAGAGAGTGTAACCCCCAGTTATTTACTTACATCACGTCCACAAACAATGATCCAGTAGTTCCCAACAAGCAGGAGGGGAAATCAGTTCCATGAGACTCCTACCCAGCATGCCTTGTATTTGCTCATATTCAGGGCCAGGTGATGGTTTTATTGCAGACAGGAGGAGCCAGTTTGGCTGAACAGGTTGCAGACAAACTAGACCGAAGCCTAAAGCAAGAAAAAGGGGGACACGCGCGTGTACTGACAAACtaaagtttaaaatgcaaagttgCGACATGTATCGAGTGAGAGCATTGCtccttgaaaacaaaaaaatccataaatccAAGGACCTGAAATTCACCCCAAAGTGAATTTTTGTTTAATACTGTACACCTGACAATCCTTTGTACAATGACCATAATACCATATAAATACACTCAAACATCGCTCTCTGTGTAAACTCCAAAATAGCGCCTCAAAACAAATGAGAACATACTGATAGATGGTTTACATCATGTCTTTACAGGGAATATACATGAACAGGAGTAAATGAAATACATTAAAAGCAGCATTTCTCTTATGACAAAGACATCCTCTTCTAATCTTAAACTCGTGGTAAATACAGCTACCGGTGTGCTTCTGTTGACAAACCATCGATATCGTGGTCCAAATTGACATCAATGCAATCCTTGTGTTGTCTCGTTCTAGTTGGCAAGTAAACATGAACAAAGTCGAAAAGGTTCTCATAGAGTTCTTATGTATCGCATTATCTCTAGTATTTACACTTTTAAAAAtgatacaatgttttttttgtttttgtttgtttgccttctTTTGAAACGCTTCCttaggagagcagaggaaagaccACAGTGGTTCACTAGATTGTGGAAAGAACACTCTGGAATCGTGAGCCGATTTGTATTTAAAAAGGATCTTCAATGTATAAAATGAGTGGCATGATTTGATCCGATATGTTGAAGAGAAGTTATTGTATCCTATGCGGTTCTCGATGGATGAAGTCACAGTGATTTTActctttaataaaaaataaataaataaatgagctgtACCCGACACCAGCCTGCAGTCCAAACACTGACTTTGATGTGGAACTCTTATTTCCCAGGTGATGGTGAGGCTAACACCGCCTGCAGGTCGGTGTTCGGCAAACAAAAAGAGGCTCTAGAGACATACAGTCAACATTGATATTCaatttatttctccattttgcgAATCTCTCTGTGAATCTTTACGTGACAAAACGACAACTTAAGCGCTAAAATGTTCAAGAGGCAAGTAATTCCAGAGTGTTCGAGCCACAACGTCTAACGTCCTACTTGTGGCCCTCTGCGGTGGACAATGTTTCATCGATGGTCAAAAGTTGTTGAGTCTGCATAGCACACTGTACACAGTATGAGTCCAGGTCAGCTAAAGATGACGGTCGTTTCGACGGCTTCCACGGTCAGTCAAGAGTTAAATAACGTTTTCAAAGAGGTGCATCGATCTCATGATGTTTTCATCCTGCGGACAAAAGAAACGACACGGTGAGACGCTCAGCTTGTGCTCGTCAACTGCCAACAACAAGTCTCGGGGTGTCCCACTTACATTTTGGCAGCAGTCAATGAACTCGTCTATGGTTACAACGCCATCCTTGTTCTTGTCCATCTTCTGTTGGGGAGGGCAGGATTCGGAAGGAAAAGGAGTAAAAATAGAGAAACAAGGtcatttgagcattttttttttttaaattttgattgGGATACAAATACCACCAACGGTCATCTTGCCTGAAAGAATATTTCCACATGCTGACGAGGCGTCTCCTCTTTGAGGACAGGGTATGTACATTTTCCCATCATGTCGTAGATGGCCTTCATGATGTCCAGCATTTCCTAGGAGACACAAGTTTTATTGTTGATTagcaagaaaaagacatgggTGTACTTGAATGGTTATCTCCTGTTATGGACATTGTTTAGGGTCACTACCTCCTTAGTTATATATCCGTCCTTATTGATATCATAGAGGTTGAAAGCCCAGTTGAGCTTTTCCTGGACTGTCCCTCGCAGAAGGATTGAAAGGCCCATGACAAAATCCTAAAAGAGAAACCAGATGAGCTGAGCATTTATCTGTGCGCAAAATACACACCACACAGCTATTTTCCAAGACACTGACTGGAAAACATCTGGCCCAGAAAtctgagacaaacacacagaatgagAAACTCCTTTGTTCCTCCAGTAtattataattttgaaaatatttcaggTGATTTCATATCAATCCTGATTTCCACAAGGATATTACGCCAGGTGTTAAATAGAAACAAATCATGAAACGGCAAAGGTGCAAGGCTTTATGAATCAAGTAAGTCATAATTTCTCTTGGCCCTGAAGGAATTCCAGCGCTTTTGAACCGAACTGGCTGTATATTAACCAGTCAAGCTTTAGTCTGCAGCGATGACAGCTTCTCCGTCCTAATAAGCAAAATTATGCTCTTCATAAATATTAACCACATGTTAATAGCACTCCCAAGCAGACTTTTTTGGGATAAATTAAAATGCGTGGGGTTGCAGGTTATCTGAGGCCTTTGCGGTATCAAGAGTCTGACtttgaaaaacatcaaatttgaTATACTTCTGTGGTAGTTTCCTGTGCTGTCTGGGCCGCAGTTTCATTTGCAGTCGCTGGGACTGCCAAAACACAAACGCTCATTCTTGAGATACAAAGGACAACTTTATTACTTGCAGAATTATACAGTAGTACTGGGATC encodes:
- the kcnip4a gene encoding Kv channel-interacting protein 4 isoform X3 — encoded protein: MDAKRVETISARVDAAVSSPDSVEDELELSAVRHRPEGLEQLEAQTRFSRKELQILYRGFKNECPSGVVNEDTFKDIYAQFFPQGDASTYAHFLFNAFDTDHNGSVSFEDFVMGLSILLRGTVQEKLNWAFNLYDINKDGYITKEEMLDIMKAIYDMMGKCTYPVLKEETPRQHVEIFFQKMDKNKDGVVTIDEFIDCCQNDENIMRSMHLFENVI